From a region of the Salvelinus alpinus chromosome 2, SLU_Salpinus.1, whole genome shotgun sequence genome:
- the kbtbd12 gene encoding kelch repeat and BTB domain-containing protein 12 isoform X1 yields MDLRAKHSLGLLDQLRKMRETEKLTDVVLVAEGISFPCHRVVLSAFSPYFQVMFTCGLRECSTREVFLRDTPADSLGLLLNYMYCSELPLNNANVQGVSVAAFLLQMDEVFNHCQSHMRENMDASNCLGVYYFSRDLGAEELADHAQRYLRTHFVQVCMSEEILELEAHQLGALLSSDDLNVSREETILDVVLRWVRQDTPGDGVEDRRSRHLVELLRKVRLALVAPDYLREAMKRNMSLLADAECLEMMEEALEATGMHPASSPRKLKLRYGMETTDLLLCIGNEGGGIRSRYGNYSERSFCYAPSTGRTHYITSPRYGDVLGFVCAGVVTEGNEIVVAGEAGVRKMARQTNRNVEIFRHRVEAQGTWEHLSSAEYRDSYALGALGDTIYLLGGQMKLKNQYLITNSVERWSLQGGPWHSAASLPIPLAYHSVVRLKDRLYVLGGRTPQLLRSCEGNGTSVPSGSDQALHPNKGTAFIHLWPARLPTSEEVQFPLSPLKTVRCSGTPMVEQTPSRRQSWRMDDEPDRLSNRLLEYDPKTNKWTELGPMKYSKYRCGAVALNGEIYVMGGIGCEGVDHGQSRRCLDAVEIYNPDGNFWRDGPTMPSPQLSLRSNASNAAVVGGKLYVCGYYKGADRHEDIIKDILELDPWENRWTVVARHVLMHDAYDVCLVASLNPRELMSPPADLVTQ; encoded by the exons ATGGATCTGAGAgctaaacacagtctgggtcttCTGGACCAGCTGAGGAAgatgagggagacagagaagcTGACAGATGTGGTGCTAGTGGCTGAGGGCATCAGCTTCCCCTGCCACCGCGTGGTCCTCTCAGCTTTCAGCCCTTACTTCCAGGTTATGTTCACCTGCGGCCTGCGGGAGTGTAGTACTAGGGAAGTGTTTTTGCGTGACACCCCAGCCGATAGCTTGGGTCTATTGTTAAACTACATGTATTGTTCTGAGCTCCCGCTCAACAACGCCAATGTACAGGGGGTCTCGGTCGCTGCCTTCCTCCTGCAGATGGACGAGGTGTTCAACCACTGCCAGAGCCACATGAGGGAGAACATGGACGCCTCCAACTGCCTCGGGGTGTACTACTTTTCCCGCGACCTGGGAGCCGAGGAGCTGGCCGACCATGCCCAGAGATACCTGCGGACGCACTTCGTTCAGGTGTGTATGAGCGAGGAGATTCTGGAACTAGAGGCCCACCAACTGGGAGCGCTGCTGAGCTCCGACGACCTCAACGTGTCGCGGGAGGAGACCATCCTGGATGTGGTGCTGCGCTGGGTCAGGCAGGACACTCCGGGGGATGGGGTGGAGGACAGGCGGAGTAGACACCTGGTTGAGCTCCTGAGGAAGGTGCGTCTCGCCTTGGTGGCCCCTGACTACCTAAGGGAGGCTATGAAGAGGAATATGTCTCTGTTGGCGGATGCAGAGTGTCTGGAGATGATGGAGGAGGCACTGGAGGCCACAGGGATGCATCCGGCCTCCTCACCCCGTAAACTGAAGCTCCGCTATGGGATGGAGACCACGGATCTGCTGCTCTGCATCGGCAACGAGGGTGGAGGGATCCGATCACGGTATGGAAATTATTCGGAACGCAGCTTCTGCTACGCCCCCTCCACGGGCCGCACCCACTACATCACATCCCCACGCTACGGAGACGTTCTGGGATTCGTGTGTGCAGGGGTCGTCACTGAAGGCAACGAGATTGTGGTGGCCGGGGAGGCAGGGGTGAGGAAAATGGCCAGGCAGACGAACAGGAATGTGGAGATATTCAG GCACAGGGTGGAGGCCCAGGGAACCTGGGAGCACCTGAGCTCAGCAGAGTACCGAGACTCGTACGCTCTGGGGGCGCTGGGTGATACTATTTACCTGCTGGGAGGCCAGATGAAGCTGAAGAACCAGTACCTCATCACCAACTCTGTGGAGCGCTGGTCCCTGCAGGGTGGGCCCTGGCATAGCGCCGCCTCGCTACCCATACCGCTGGCCTATCACAGCGTGGTCCGACTGAAGGACCGCCTCTACGTGCTCGGGGGTCGAACTCCACAG ctcctacggagctgtgaggggaacggcacctccgtaccttcaggctctgatcaggccctacacccaaacaagggcactgcgttcatccacctctggcctgctcgcctccctacctctgaggaagtacagttcccgctcagcccactcaaaactgttcgctgctctggcaccccaatggtggaacaaactccctcacgacgccag TCCTGGCGGATGGACGACGAGCCAGACCGCTTGAGCAACCGTCTGCTGGAGTACGACCCTAAGACAAACAAGTGGACAGAGCTTGGTCCCATGAAGTACTCCAAGTACCGTTGTGGTGCTGTGGCACTCAATGGAGAGATCTACGTGATGG GAGGTATCGGCTGTGAGGGGGTTGATCATGGGCAGTCCCGTCGTTGCCTTGATGCTGTGGAAATCTACAACCCTGATGGAAACTTCTGGAGGGATGGGCCTACTATGCCCTCTCCACAGCTATCCCTACGCAGCAATGCCTCCAACGCCGCGGTGGTGGGGGGCAAGCTTTATGTCTGTGGATACTACAAGGGGGCGG ATCGTCATGAAGACATAATAAAGGACATCCTGGAACTAGACCCGTGGGAGAACCGTTGGACCGTTGTGGCCCGCCACGTTCTGATGCATGATGCCTACGACGTCTGCTTGGTGGCAAGCCTCAATCCACGGGAGCTCATGTCTCCCCCAGCAGACCTAGTAACTCAGTGA
- the kbtbd12 gene encoding kelch repeat and BTB domain-containing protein 12 isoform X2 — protein MDLRAKHSLGLLDQLRKMRETEKLTDVVLVAEGISFPCHRVVLSAFSPYFQVMFTCGLRECSTREVFLRDTPADSLGLLLNYMYCSELPLNNANVQGVSVAAFLLQMDEVFNHCQSHMRENMDASNCLGVYYFSRDLGAEELADHAQRYLRTHFVQVCMSEEILELEAHQLGALLSSDDLNVSREETILDVVLRWVRQDTPGDGVEDRRSRHLVELLRKVRLALVAPDYLREAMKRNMSLLADAECLEMMEEALEATGMHPASSPRKLKLRYGMETTDLLLCIGNEGGGIRSRYGNYSERSFCYAPSTGRTHYITSPRYGDVLGFVCAGVVTEGNEIVVAGEAGVRKMARQTNRNVEIFRHRVEAQGTWEHLSSAEYRDSYALGALGDTIYLLGGQMKLKNQYLITNSVERWSLQGGPWHSAASLPIPLAYHSVVRLKDRLYVLGGRTPQSWRMDDEPDRLSNRLLEYDPKTNKWTELGPMKYSKYRCGAVALNGEIYVMGGIGCEGVDHGQSRRCLDAVEIYNPDGNFWRDGPTMPSPQLSLRSNASNAAVVGGKLYVCGYYKGADRHEDIIKDILELDPWENRWTVVARHVLMHDAYDVCLVASLNPRELMSPPADLVTQ, from the exons ATGGATCTGAGAgctaaacacagtctgggtcttCTGGACCAGCTGAGGAAgatgagggagacagagaagcTGACAGATGTGGTGCTAGTGGCTGAGGGCATCAGCTTCCCCTGCCACCGCGTGGTCCTCTCAGCTTTCAGCCCTTACTTCCAGGTTATGTTCACCTGCGGCCTGCGGGAGTGTAGTACTAGGGAAGTGTTTTTGCGTGACACCCCAGCCGATAGCTTGGGTCTATTGTTAAACTACATGTATTGTTCTGAGCTCCCGCTCAACAACGCCAATGTACAGGGGGTCTCGGTCGCTGCCTTCCTCCTGCAGATGGACGAGGTGTTCAACCACTGCCAGAGCCACATGAGGGAGAACATGGACGCCTCCAACTGCCTCGGGGTGTACTACTTTTCCCGCGACCTGGGAGCCGAGGAGCTGGCCGACCATGCCCAGAGATACCTGCGGACGCACTTCGTTCAGGTGTGTATGAGCGAGGAGATTCTGGAACTAGAGGCCCACCAACTGGGAGCGCTGCTGAGCTCCGACGACCTCAACGTGTCGCGGGAGGAGACCATCCTGGATGTGGTGCTGCGCTGGGTCAGGCAGGACACTCCGGGGGATGGGGTGGAGGACAGGCGGAGTAGACACCTGGTTGAGCTCCTGAGGAAGGTGCGTCTCGCCTTGGTGGCCCCTGACTACCTAAGGGAGGCTATGAAGAGGAATATGTCTCTGTTGGCGGATGCAGAGTGTCTGGAGATGATGGAGGAGGCACTGGAGGCCACAGGGATGCATCCGGCCTCCTCACCCCGTAAACTGAAGCTCCGCTATGGGATGGAGACCACGGATCTGCTGCTCTGCATCGGCAACGAGGGTGGAGGGATCCGATCACGGTATGGAAATTATTCGGAACGCAGCTTCTGCTACGCCCCCTCCACGGGCCGCACCCACTACATCACATCCCCACGCTACGGAGACGTTCTGGGATTCGTGTGTGCAGGGGTCGTCACTGAAGGCAACGAGATTGTGGTGGCCGGGGAGGCAGGGGTGAGGAAAATGGCCAGGCAGACGAACAGGAATGTGGAGATATTCAG GCACAGGGTGGAGGCCCAGGGAACCTGGGAGCACCTGAGCTCAGCAGAGTACCGAGACTCGTACGCTCTGGGGGCGCTGGGTGATACTATTTACCTGCTGGGAGGCCAGATGAAGCTGAAGAACCAGTACCTCATCACCAACTCTGTGGAGCGCTGGTCCCTGCAGGGTGGGCCCTGGCATAGCGCCGCCTCGCTACCCATACCGCTGGCCTATCACAGCGTGGTCCGACTGAAGGACCGCCTCTACGTGCTCGGGGGTCGAACTCCACAG TCCTGGCGGATGGACGACGAGCCAGACCGCTTGAGCAACCGTCTGCTGGAGTACGACCCTAAGACAAACAAGTGGACAGAGCTTGGTCCCATGAAGTACTCCAAGTACCGTTGTGGTGCTGTGGCACTCAATGGAGAGATCTACGTGATGG GAGGTATCGGCTGTGAGGGGGTTGATCATGGGCAGTCCCGTCGTTGCCTTGATGCTGTGGAAATCTACAACCCTGATGGAAACTTCTGGAGGGATGGGCCTACTATGCCCTCTCCACAGCTATCCCTACGCAGCAATGCCTCCAACGCCGCGGTGGTGGGGGGCAAGCTTTATGTCTGTGGATACTACAAGGGGGCGG ATCGTCATGAAGACATAATAAAGGACATCCTGGAACTAGACCCGTGGGAGAACCGTTGGACCGTTGTGGCCCGCCACGTTCTGATGCATGATGCCTACGACGTCTGCTTGGTGGCAAGCCTCAATCCACGGGAGCTCATGTCTCCCCCAGCAGACCTAGTAACTCAGTGA